Proteins from one Ipomoea triloba cultivar NCNSP0323 chromosome 1, ASM357664v1 genomic window:
- the LOC116010669 gene encoding zinc finger BED domain-containing protein RICESLEEPER 2-like, with amino-acid sequence MESISLSGQPPPILSSEELTGVEAEAVERNQSQQQTVPPPQSVPSKKRKEVETRSPLWDHFEKVKNSSGVVMHAKCIYCAKLYGGQSKKHGTSSLRHHMLNCLKNPHSKDVRQSLLTFQPVVSPSPETGVNVGVLTTWVFNQDAIRRALAEMILIDELPFRFVEGQGFRKFILVACPRFKIPSRWTISRDIYQIFSDERVNLKKLFRTSCQRVSITTDTWTSVQRINYMCITAHFIDDQWKLHKKIISFVPVTSHRGEYIAKALETCLLEWGLKNIFTVTVDNASSNDTAMGFFKKKLLSWGVSSVKCNYVHMRCIAHVLNLIVQDGLKDVDSSVKKVRDAIRYVRNSPARLKQFRDLADLIGVEAKSSLTLDVPTRWNSTYLMLKNAVTYQKVFEAYEENDSSFSHDLGESVPDFMDWHSVEHMVKLLKCFYEMTLRISGSLYVTANNFFSEISDLSCMLSEMVEAESASVNLMGFNMKTKFEKYWGDPDKMNAIIFYANILDPRDKIAYMPYQFTQLYGDDKGESCFKNVLTGLKNLFDDYVHGSSVTPVSVDSATAVTGTSQSHSQSVTIGRPQSKLKSQLKKQRAESGELGGKKTELEIYLSEEIVEDENPDFDILNWWKINTSRFPILSQLARDVLAVPISTVASESAFSTSGRVLDAFRSSLTPRIVEALVCAQDWMRLPNQPISVEENLDEVERLETELVSGSGVGSSEVGLSLPTIALPIGKMASGWATIICCCHFAICQFGLLELGTMRQEQMDNLQGATVLGFLSVHLHRLSATLSSVLQLVGYLMPLVGKDWTICCNL; translated from the exons ATGGAGAGTATTAGTTTGTCTGGGCAACCTCCTCCTATACTATCTAGTGAGGAACTTACTGGGGTGGAAGCAGAAGCTGTGGAGAGAAATCAATCTCAGCAGCAAACTGTGCCTCCTCCTCAATCTGttccttcaaaaaaaagaaaggaggTTGAAACCAGATCCCCATTATGGGATCATTTTGAGAAGGTCAAAAACAGTAGTGGAGTGGTTATGCATGCAAAGTGTATTTATTGTGCAAAATTATATGGTGGTCAGTCAAAAAAGCATGGCACATCTTCCTTAAGGCATCATATGCTTAACTGCCTAAAGAATCCTCACTCCAAAGATGTTAGACAATCTCTGCTAACATTTCAGCCTGTGGTTAGTCCTAGTCCAGAGACGGGGGTTAATGTGGGGGTCTTAACTACTTGGGTGTTCAATCAAGATGCAATTAGGAGGGCCCTAGCAGAAATGATACTCATTGATGAGCTTCCTTTCAGATTTGTAGAGGGGCAGGGGTTTAGAAAATTTATTCTTGTTGCATGTCCTAGATTTAAGATCCCATCTAGATGGACTATAAGTAGGGATATTTATCAGATTTTTTCTGATGAGAGGGTAAATTTGAAGAAACTGTTTAGGACTTCCTGCCAAAGAGTTAGTATCACAACTGATACTTGGACTTCTGTCCAAAGGATAAACTATATGTGCATCACTGCACATTTTATAGATGACCAATGGAAGCTACACAAAAAGATCATATCATTTGTCCCTGTCACCTCACATAGGGGGGAATACATTGCCAAAGCCTTAGAAACCTGTCTTCTAGAGTGGGGGCTAAAGAATATATTCACTGTGACTGTTGACAATGCCTCTAGTAATGACACTGCTATGGGTTTCTTCAAAAAGAAGTTGCTGTCTTGGGGGGTTTCTTCTGTCAAATGCAATTATGTGCACATGAGATGCATTGCACATGTCTTAAATTTGATTGTCCAAGATGGGTTAAAGGATGTAGACAGTTCTGTAAAGAAGGTGAGGGATGCAATTAGATATGTGAGAAATTCTCCTGCTAGGCTAAAACAATTCAGGGACCTTGCTGATTTAATAGGGGTGGAAGCCAAGTCTAGTTTGACTCTTGATGTACCAACTAGATGGAACTCAACCTACTTGATGCTTAAGAATGCAGTCacatatcaaaaggtatttgaGGCCTATGAAGAAAATGATAGTTCATTCTCACATGATTTAGGTGAATCTGTCCCAGATTTCATGGATTGGCATTCTGTTGAGCATATGGTGAAGTTGCTTAAATGTTTTTATGAAATGACCCTAAGGATTTCTGGTTCTTTGTATGTGACTGCCAATAATTTCTTCTCTGAAATTTCTGACTTGTCTTGCATGCTGTCTGAAATGGTGGAAGCTGAATCTGCCTCTGTTAATCTGATGGGTTTCAATATGAAAACGAAGTTTGAGAAATATTGGGGTGATCCTGATAAAATGAATGCCATCATTTTTTATGCAAATATATTGGATCCAAGGGATAAAATTGCATACATGCCCTACCAGTTCACACAACTGTATGGTGATGATAAGGGAGAATCTTGTTTCAAAAATGTTTTAACTGGTCTGAAGAATTTGTTTGATGACTATGTGCATGGTTCATCTGTCACTCCTGTCAGTGTTGATTCTGCTACTGCTGTCACTGGTACATCCCAGTCCCACTCTCAATCTGTCACCATTGGTAGACCACAGTCTAAACTGAAATCTCAGTTAAAAAAGCAAAGAGCAGAGAGTGGTGAGTTGGGAGGCAAAAAAACTGAGCTGGAAATCTATCTAAGTGAGGAAATTGTGGAGGATGAAAATCCtgattttgacattttaaattgGTGGAAGATCAATACTAGTAGGTTTCCTATCCTCTCCCAATTGGCTAGGGATGTTCTTGCTGTTCCCATTTCAACTGTAGCCTCTGAATCTGCTTTTAGCACTAGTGGGAGAGTGCTAGATGCATTTAGGAGTTCATTAACTCCTAGAATAGTGGAAGCACTTGTGTGTGCCCAAGATTGGATGAGGTTGCCAAACCAACCCATCTCAGTAGAAGAAAATCTGGATGAAGTGGAGAGATTAGAAACAG AACTGGTGAGTGGCAGTGGAGTTGGGAGCAGTGAAGTTGGTTTATCACTTCCCACAATTGCT TTGCCAATTGGCAAAATGGCAAGTGGCTGGGCAACTATTATTTGTTGCTGCCATTTTGCAATTTGCCAGTTTGGACTGTTGGAACTTGGAACTATGAGGCAAGAACAAATGGATAATTTGCAAGGTGCAACAG TTTTGGGATTTTTGTCAGTTCACCTTCACAGATTatcagctacacttagttcagTACTTCAGTTAGTTGGTTACTTGATGCCCCTAGTTGGCAAAGATTGGACAATTTG ttgtaacttgtaa
- the LOC116000691 gene encoding Werner Syndrome-like exonuclease, with product MAINIVDCGSESYDLFDVYFYDDRIKTLVTHEPDKVVDWIAEIEYIHRRRLDRLIVGLDVEWRPNTSRYQNNPAATLQLCVGRRCLIFQLLYCCHIPFELADFLADPDYTFVGVGIHNDVAKLVEDYDLEVNNAVDLCYLAANDSNDRSLRNVGLKDLARIYLGAEMSKPRRVTMSRWDQSWLTEEQIQYACVDVFVSFEIGRLLEASD from the coding sequence ATGGCTATCAACATTGTGGACTGCGGATCAGAGTCTTACGATCTCTTCGACGTTTATTTCTACGACGACCGTATCAAAACCCTAGTGACTCATGAGCCTGACAAGGTCGTCGACTGGATCGCCGAAATCGAGTACATCCATCGCCGCCGCCTCGACCGTCTCATCGTCGGCCTAGACGTAGAGTGGCGGCCGAACACCTCCCGCTACCAGAACAACCCGGCGGCGACTCTCCAGCTCTGCGTCGGCCGCCGCTGCCTCATCTTCCAACTCCTCTACTGCTGCCACATCCCGTTCGAGCTCGCTGACTTCCTCGCCGACCCCGACTACACCTTCGTCGGCGTCGGAATCCACAACGACGTTGCGAAGCTCGTGGAAGATTACGATCTGGAGGTGAATAACGCGGTGGATTTGTGTTACCTAGCGGCAAATGATTCCAACGATAGGTCTCTGAGAAACGTCGGTTTGAAGGATCTGGCTAGGATTTACCTTGGAGCGGAGATGAGTAAGCCGAGAAGGGTGACAATGAGCCGGTGGGATCAAAGCTGGCTCACCGAAGAGCAAATTCAGTATGCCTGCGTTGATGTTTTCGTCTCCTTTGAGATTGGTAGGCTTTTGGAGGCTTCTGATTAG